One segment of Brassica napus cultivar Da-Ae chromosome C3, Da-Ae, whole genome shotgun sequence DNA contains the following:
- the LOC106453412 gene encoding eukaryotic initiation factor 4A-1-like, with amino-acid sequence MAGSAPEGTQFDTRQFDQKLNEVLEGQDEFFTSYDEVHESFDAMGLQENLLRGIYAYGFEKPSAIQQRGIVPFCNGLDVIQQAQSGTGKTATFCSGVLQQLDFTLVQCQALVLAPTRELAQQIEKVMRALGDYLGVKVHACVGGTSVREDQRILQAGVHVVVGTPGRVFDMLRRQSLRADSIKMFVLDEADEMLSRGFKDQIYDIFQLLPPKIQVGVFSATMPPEALEITRKFMSKPVRILVKRDELTLEGIKQFYVNVEKEDWKLETLCDLYETLAITQSVIFVNTRRKVDWLTDKMRSRDHTVSATHGDMDQNTRDIIMREFRSGSSRVLITTDLLARGIDVQQVSLVINFDLPTQPENYLHRIGRSGRFGRKGVAINFVTKDDERMLFDIQKFYNVVVEELPSNVADLL; translated from the exons ATGGCAGGATCAGCACCAGAAGGCACACAGTTTGACACGCGTCAGTTTGATCAGAAGCTCAACGAAGT CCTGGAGGGACAGGACGAGTTCTTCACCTCGTATGATGAGGTCCATGAGAGCTTTGATGCCATGGGTCTCCAAGAGAACCTTCTTAGGGGCATCTATGCTTATG GTTTTGAAAAGCCATCTGCTATTCAGCAAAGAGGAATCGTACCCTTTTGCAACGGTCTCGACGTGATCCAGCAGGCACAGTCCGGTACCGGCAAAACCGCCACTTTCTGCTCTGGTGTCTTGCAGCAGCTCGACTTCACCCTTGTCCAGTGCCAGGCTCTCGTCTTGGCTCCAACCAGGGAGCTTGCTCAGCAGATTGAGAAGGTCATGCGTGCTCTAGGAGACTATCTTGGCGTCAAGGTCCACGCCTGTGTCGGTGGAACCAGTGTCCGTGAGGATCAGCGTATCCTCCAAGCCGGTGTCCACGTCGTGGTGGGAACACCAGGTCGTGTGTTCGACATGCTCAGAAGACAGTCTCTTCGCGCTGACTCCATCAAGATGTTTGTTCTTGACGAAGCCGATGAGATGCTCTCACGCGGGTTCAAGGACCAGATCTACGACATCTTCCAGCTCCTCCCGCCGAAGATCCAAGTCGGTGTGTTCTCGGCCACAATGCCACCGGAGGCTCTCGAGATCACGAGGAAGTTTATGAGCAAACCGGTGAGGATCTTGGTGAAGCGCGACGAGCTGACTCTCGAAGGTATCAAGCAGTTTTACGTGAACGTGGAGAAGGAAGATTGGAAGCTGGAGACTCTTTGCGACCTCTACGAGACGTTAGCCATCACTCAGAGCGTCATCTTCGTCAACACTCGTCGCAAGGTGGACTGGCTCACGGATAAAATGAGGAGCCGTGACCATACGGTGTCGGCTACTCACGGAGACATGGACCAGAACACTAGAGACATTATCATGAGAGAGTTCAGGTCTGGTTCTTCGCGTGTGCTGATCACGACTGATCTCTTGGCTCGTGGGATTGATGTGCAGCAAGTGTCTCTGGTTATTAACTTTGATCTGCCGACTCAGCCTGAGAACTACCTTCACCGTATTGGTAGGAGTGGGAGGTTTGGGAGGAAAGGTGTGGCGATTAACTTTGTGACGAAGGATGATGAGAGGATGCTTTTTGATATTCAGAAGTTTTACAATGTGGTTGTTGAGGAGCTTCCATCGAACGTAGCTGATCTTctttga